From the Streptomyces sp. Sge12 genome, the window TCGGCCGCTACACGGAGGCCGGCCCCGGCCGGGCCGACTCGGTCATGGTCGTGGAGTTCGAGATCAACGGCCAGAAGTTCATCGGCCTCAACGGAGGCCCGCAGTTCACCTTCAGCGAGGCGATCTCCTTCCAGATCCATTGCGCCGACGAGGCCGAGGCGGACTACTACTGGTCCGCGCTGACCAGTGACGGCGGCGAGGAGGGCGTCTGCGGCTGGGTCAAGGACAAGTTCGGCGTCTCCTGGCAGGTCATCCCGGCCGGTGCCATCGACCTGATCTCCGACCCGGACCCGGGGCGGGCCTCCCGGGCCACCGCGGCCATGATGCAGATGAAGAAGCTGGACGTGGCCCAGATGCGCCGGGCGGCCGACGCCGGGTAGGACGCGGGATCGACGCCGTGGGCCGGGGTGCGGTACCGCCGCGGGTCAGGGCGGCGGACCGGCGGAGGTCAGGGTGCGGCGATCCGGGCCAGCAGGGCCGGCAGGGCGGTACCGATCGGCTCGCGGACGATCTCGTCGGCCAGGGGGTCGTAGGGGGTCTCCTCCGCGTTCACGATGATCAGCCGGGCCCCGGCCTCCGCGGCCATCCCGGCGAGCGACGCGGCGGGCTGCACCTGGAGGGTCGACCCGACGGCGATGAAGACCTGACACCCCTTGGCCACGGCGACGGCCTGCGCCAGCACCTCGGGGTCGAGCCGCTGGCCGAACATCACCGTCGCCGACTTGAGGATCCCGCCGCACGCCGGGCAGGCGGGATCCGGCTCCCCGGCGGCCACCCGGGCCAGCGCCTCGTCCATGCCCGACCGGGCACCGCAGGCCGTGCACACCACCGAGCGGGCACTGCCGTGCAGCTCGAACACCTTGCGGTCGGGCATCCCGGCGAGCTGGTGGAGGCCGTCCACGTTCTGGGTGATCACCCGCACCGGGATGCCGCTCCGCTCCAGCTCCGCCACGGCCAGGTGCGCGGCGTTCGGCCGTGCTCCGAGCGCGCCGATCTCGGCGCGCATCTGCCAGGAGCGGCGCCGGATCTCCGGATCGGCCATGTAGTACGAGTACGTCACGAGCTTCTCGGCGTCGGGGTCCCGCCGCCACAGGCCCTGGGGCCCCCGGTAGTCCGGAATCCCGGAGTCGGTGGACATCCCGGCCCCGCTGAACAGTGCGACAAGTGGCTTCCCCATGCACCGACCCTACGTACGGGGGCGGGCCGCCCGCGAGCCCATTTCCGCGCACCGGCCGGAGGGTCGTTTCTGCGGTGAATCCCGCCCCCCGCAGGAGTGAGATCCGGGCCGCGCCCTCCCGATCCTCCGGTCCGGCGGGTACAAGACCGGACATGATGCTCAAGCCGTACCGCCTCGGTGCCCTGCTGCTGACCCTGCTCGCGCTGCCGGTCATGCCGTCCGTCCCCGCCCTCGCGGCGACCGCCGCGGTCGCCGGGAAGGGGCACACCGCCGCCCAGATCAGCGATTTCCTGACCGGTTTCTACGGTGACCACGGTCCCTCCGCGCAGGACCGGGAGACCCGCGTATCGCAGATCCTCAAGGAGAGACAGCAGATCAATGAGGAGGTCGACGTGCTGCTCTGCGCCCACAACGAGCCACGGGACATCAGCATCGGCCCCGTCACCGTCGCCAAGGGCGCCTCGGTGGGCTGGGCCACCGTGACCACCCACTGGGAAAGCGGCATCACGGACACCTTCACCGCGTACGTCCGTCTCGACTCCAACCCCATCCGGCTCGACGACGTGATCTGCGCGGGCTGAAAACCGTACGGTGATCCACGGGGCCGTTCATAGGGTGGGCGCATGGCTACGACCACCGCGACCACCACCACCGTCCTCTACTGCTCCGACCCGTTGCACGAGCGCCGGGCCGACGCCCACTTCGCGGCGGAGGCCCGGCAGTTGCGTGCCGCCGGCGGCACGGTCCTGCTCATCGACCACGACGCGCTGCTCGCCGGGGATGCCGAGCGGGCCGTGGCACGCGTGCCCGAGGGCGCCGGAACCGCCTGGTACCGGGGGTGGATGATCCCCGCGGGCCGGTACGCCGAACTGGACGCGGCCCTGCGCGGCCGCGGCTGTGAGCTCGCCGTGCCGCCGCAGGCCTACCGCCGCGCGCACGAACTCCCCGGCTGGTACGAGACCTTCGCGGGACTCACCCCGGTCAGTGGCTGGCTGCCGACGGCGCAGGGTGCGGCGCCCGACCAGGAGGGTCTGGCCGTCCTCGCGGCGGGCCTGCCGCCGGGGGCCGCCGTAGTGAAGGACTACGTGAAGTCCCGCAAGCACGAGTGGGACGAGGCCTGCTACGTGCCCGACCTCGCGGATGCGGCCGCGCTGCACCGCGTCGTCGCCCGCTTCGTGGAACTGCAGGGGGAGTTCCTGACGGGCGGGGTGGTGCTGCGGGCCTTCGAGCAGTTCGTCGCGCCGCGGGATGCGGCCGCCGAGGTGCGGGTGTGGTGGCGGGAGGGAACGCCCCGG encodes:
- a CDS encoding ATP-grasp domain-containing protein yields the protein MATTTATTTTVLYCSDPLHERRADAHFAAEARQLRAAGGTVLLIDHDALLAGDAERAVARVPEGAGTAWYRGWMIPAGRYAELDAALRGRGCELAVPPQAYRRAHELPGWYETFAGLTPVSGWLPTAQGAAPDQEGLAVLAAGLPPGAAVVKDYVKSRKHEWDEACYVPDLADAAALHRVVARFVELQGEFLTGGVVLRAFEQFVAPRDAAAEVRVWWREGTPRMVTAHPDSPVAEVPAPDLEPVRAAVEALDCPFVTTDLALRADGVWRVVEVGDGQVSDLHREADHAAFVRLLTADQALMCTPAPSGTTPA
- a CDS encoding VOC family protein — encoded protein: MSGNGNGSGSGFTTCLWFDGNAEAAADYYLSVFKNGRLGRIGRYTEAGPGRADSVMVVEFEINGQKFIGLNGGPQFTFSEAISFQIHCADEAEADYYWSALTSDGGEEGVCGWVKDKFGVSWQVIPAGAIDLISDPDPGRASRATAAMMQMKKLDVAQMRRAADAG
- a CDS encoding SIR2 family NAD-dependent protein deacylase, which codes for MGKPLVALFSGAGMSTDSGIPDYRGPQGLWRRDPDAEKLVTYSYYMADPEIRRRSWQMRAEIGALGARPNAAHLAVAELERSGIPVRVITQNVDGLHQLAGMPDRKVFELHGSARSVVCTACGARSGMDEALARVAAGEPDPACPACGGILKSATVMFGQRLDPEVLAQAVAVAKGCQVFIAVGSTLQVQPAASLAGMAAEAGARLIIVNAEETPYDPLADEIVREPIGTALPALLARIAAP